From the Gymnogyps californianus isolate 813 chromosome 2, ASM1813914v2, whole genome shotgun sequence genome, one window contains:
- the CPNE3 gene encoding copine-3, translating into MAAQCVTKVELTIACTNLLDKDVGSKSDPLCVLLQNTSGQQWYEVDRTERVKNSLNPKFAKKFLIDYYFELVQKLKFGIYDIDNKTFDLNDDDFLGEFECTLGQIVSSRTVTKPLVLKNGRPAGRGSITITAEEVKDNRVVVLEVEARKLDNKDFFGKSDPYLEFHKQTGDGNWVMVHRTEVIKNNLNPVWRPFKISLNSLCYSDMDKSIKVECYDYDSDGSHDLIGSFQTTMSKLKEASRSSPVEFECINEKKRQKKKSYKNSGIVSVKRCEIIVECTFLDYIMGGCQLNFTVGIDFTGSNGDPRSPDSLHYLSPNGVNEYLTAIWSVGMVIQDYDTDKMFPAFGFGAQIPPSFQVSHEFPLNFNPSNPFCNGIQGIVDAYRACLPQVKLYGPTNFSPIINHVARFAAAATQQQTASQYFILLIITDGVITDLDQTRTAIVNASKLPMSIIIVGVGGADFDAMEFLDGDNGVLRSSSGEPAVRDIVQFVPFRKFQNSPKEALAQCVLAEVPQQVVNYFSTYKLQPPKNPAAK; encoded by the exons ATGGCGGCACAGTGTGTGACAAAGGTGGAGCTGACTATTGCCTGCACCAATCTCTTGGACAAAGATGTTGGTTCCAAGTCAGACCCGCTGTGTGTGCTTCTCCAGAACACGAGTGGTCAGCAGTGGTATGAG GTTGATCGCACAGAAAGAGTTAAGAATTCCTTGAACCCAAAGTTTGCCAAGAAATTCCTAATTGATTACTATTTTGAGCTTGTTCAGAAACTTAAATTTGGAATATATGACATCGATAACAAAACCTTTGATCTGAATGATGATGACTTCTTAGGAGAATTTGAATGTACACTGGGACAA ATAGTTTCTAGCAGGACTGTAACAAAACCATTAGTACTTAAAAATGGCAGACCTGCTGGAAGAGGAAGTATTACG ATTACAGCAGAAGAAGTGAAGGATAACAGGGTGGTTGTATTGGAAGTAGAAGCAAGGAAACTGGACAATAAG gatttttttggAAAGTCAGATCCTTATCTGGAATTCCACAAGCAGACTGGAGATGGAAACTGGGTGATGGTTCACAGAACAGAG gttattaaaaacaatctgAATCCTGTTTGGAGGccctttaaaatctctctcaaTTCTCTGTGTTACAGTGACATGGATAAGTCAATCAAG GTTGAGTGCTATGACTATGATAGTGATGGGTCTCATGATCTCATAGGAAGTTTTCAAACTACAATGTCAAAACTGAAGGAAGCATCTCGGTCCTCACCT GTTGAATTCGAGTGcatcaatgaaaagaaaagacagaagaaaaaaagctataaaaactCTGGCATTGTGAGCGTTAAGCGCTGTGAG ATCATAGTAGAATGTACATTCCTTGATTACATCATGGGTGGGTGTCAGCTGAATTTCACA GTGGGCATAGATTTTACAGGCTCCAATGGGGACCCTCGCTCTCCAGACTCTCTGCATTACCTCAGCCCTAATGGAGTTAATGAATACCTAACAGCCATTTGGTCTGTAGGAATGGTCATTCAGGATTATGATAC aGATAAGATGTTTCCAGCCTTTGGATTTGGTGCACaaattcctccttcctttcag GTGTCGCATGAGTTCCCATTAAATTTTAACCCATCAAACCCATTCTGTAATG GAATCCAAGGCATTGTCGATGCATATCGGGCTTGTCTTCCTCAAGTGAAGTTATATGGGCCAACAAATTTTTCTCCAATTATAAATCATGTGGCAAgatttgctgctgcagctaCACAACAGCAAACAGCATCT CAATACTTTATACTTCTGATCATAACGGATGGTGTCATAACAGACCTTGATCAAACTCGAACTGCCATAGTTAATGCTTCAAAATTGCCGATGTCCATTATCATTGTTGGTGTTGGAGGAGCAGACTTTGATGCTATGGAGTTTCTTGATGGTGACAATGGAGTTCTTAGGTCCTCGTCAGGAGAACCAGCTGTCAGAGACATTGTCCAGTTTGTGCCGTTCAGGAAGTTCCAAAAT